Genomic window (Coleofasciculaceae cyanobacterium):
GATGCGATCGCATCTTTTGATTTTAATTATTGAGCAGGCGTTTCATCTCCCATACCGTCGACAGCATCACCAGTATCTTCTGCACCTTCTTCGACAGCGTTACCAGCATCGTCTGCACCTTCTTCGATAGCATCACCAGCATCGTCTGCACCTTGCTCAGTACCCTCTACTCCTTCTTGGACTGTATCATCTACAGTATTAGGAGCTTCTGTCTGCTCTGCACAAGCTCCGAAAATTAAAGATAGAGCTACAAATAGTGGAACAGCGAAAGTTTTAATATTCATCATTAACAATTCAAAAAATTTAATTAGACTACTATGTGATACTCGATAATTGAGCTAGAGTCAAAGGAATTGTTTACTAAAGAAAAAAGCGACGATTCAAATCTAGGTAAGAACACTATCGCTTTATACCTCGTACTTCAAATTGTCAATTGCCAACGTTGTTTGCTTAATCACGTCCTACTTCGGCAAAAATTTCAGCTAATATATCACCTGCTCCTTGTGCTCGTAATTTCGCTGCTAAATCTTTACCTAATTGCTCTGATTCGTTTCGGTTACCGCTGACTGTATCTTTGATTAATTGTTTCCCATCCAGGCGGGCAACCATTCCTTTAAGCGTTAGGATATTATTTTCATCAATACTAGTATTTACACCAATTGGCACTTGACAACCGCCTTCTAGCTCTCGCAAAAACGCTCTTTCTGCTATGGTACGAGCGTTAGTATCCGCATCTTCAATCGCTTTTAAGATTGCCAAAATTTCTGCATCACCCTCACGACATTCAATGCCTAATGCCCCTTGTCCCACAGCATGAAGCGAAACTTCGGGCGATATATTTTGATGAATGCGATCGCTCATATTAAGTCTCTGCAATCCCGCTACAGCCAAGATAATCGCGTCATATTCTCCTGTATCCAGCTTTGCCAAACGAGTATTAACGTTACCGCGAATGTCTTTAAATTCAAGATGGGGAAAATGATGACGTAGCTGCGCCAAGCGTCTGAGGGAAGATGTGCCAATTACTGCACCTACGGGTAAAGTTTCTAATTTTTTATCTTTGTGCTTTTCGTGGACTACCAAACCATCAGCAGGATCGACTCTTTTGGTAACGCAGCCTAGCATTAATCCGGCTGGTAGGTTAGTCGGCAAATCTTTCAGAGAATGAACGGCAAAATCAGTTTGATTATTGAGCATTCCCTCTTCTAATTCTTTGGTGAATAATCCTTTGTCACCGATCTTTGCCAGAGGAACATCAAGAATTTTGTCGCCTTTGGTACTCATTTCCTCAACTTGAAATTCGATCTTGGGAAAATGTTTTTCTAATTCGGCTTTTACCCAGTAAGTTTGTACTAAAGCCAACTGGCTTTTACGAGTGCCGATGCGAACAGTACGCCGGTTAGTTTCAACAGTGGATGTCATAGTCATAGTAAGTATCTTAAAAAGTTTAATAAATCACTCGATCTAGGGTATCGCAGTTACCGATTGGTATTGATGAATTTTTGTTTTTCATTTGGAGGCTAAAAGTTAGAGACTGAGGATTAGTCAAGATTTTGACCACGTTTCAATTCTTAACTTCTGATTGCGTATTTAATAGATTGCCGATTAAACAGAAATTTATGCCAGAAGTCTATTACTCATAGCTTATTTTCCTACTATTCTAATTTTGGCGTTGGTGAATCAAGCTATGATTTTTAATCTTGTCATATTTTAATCAAATTAAAAATGCTAATAGCTATTAGCCCTTCGGGTTCAGCACTTCTTGAAACAGTTTCTTTAACGGGGGAAAGCTCCGCAAAGAAAGTGCTTCACTACAAAAGAAACATTTTGAGCAAGGAAACCCGTCGAGGAAACCTCGACAAGGGCGACGCGAAGGACGCGCCTGGAGGCGCTAATCCTTTAGGGCTTTAGTGCAAGTCTTGCTGTTGTAAGTCATACATCAAATCACCAACGCCAAAATTTTTATTGCTTTTTGCTTAACCTCGAAAATAATGAACTTATTCTGGACTAATAACTTTGCGCTTCCTCTCATTTTAGTTTCTCTGCTGGCTGTTTATGTCGCCTGGAATTTGGGTGCTAATGATGTCGCTAATTCAATGGGGACTTCGGTTGGCTCAAAAGCGATTACTTTAACTCAGGCAATTGTTGTGGCAGGAATTTTAGAGTTTACGGGGGCGGTGGTATTCGGCAAGCAGGTATCAGCGACATTAGCGACAAAAATTGCCAATCCTAGCTTATTTGTTGACACTCCTCAGACATTTTTAGTGGGGATGATTGCGGTGTTGCTCTCTTGTGGCATCTGGTTACAGATTGCTACTAGTCAAGGTTTACCCGTAGCTTCATCTCATGCAGTGGTAGGTGCGATCGCTGGATTTAGTTGGATAGCTATCGGCACCGAGGCGATCGCCTGGGGCAATCTGGGCATGATTTGTTTGGGTTGGATCGTTACTCCTATAATCAGCGCGATTGTAGCAGCTAGTTTATATAGCTTACTGCGTTACTGGTTATTTGAACAAGATAATATTTTACAGCAATTATTAGAATGGATTCCTTGGTTAAGCGCAGCTTTGGTTAGCGTTTTTGGCATTATTGTTTTGCCTACGCTAATTCACCTGCCAATTTTTAATTATGTTACCTTGCCCGAACAAACGATCGGCTTGGGTATTGGGCTATTGGCTACTGGGGGAATTACTTATTATGGGTGGAATCGATTTGAAACTTATCGGCAGCAAAAAATTGAGATTCGTATTTTAGAAAGAGTCATGGCAAAATTTCAAGTACTTAGTGCCTGTTTTGTGGCATTTGCCCATGGTTCAAACGATGTCGGTAACGCGATCGCGCCTTTGGCAGTTATTGTCTTTATTTTTAATACAAATGCAGTGCCGATTAGCAGTTTAGATATTCCTGTTTGGATTTTGCTGTTGGGTGGGTTGGGTATCGTTGCGGGTTTGGCAGTACAGGGGAAGAATGTAATTGCTACTGTGGGAGAAAATATTATTTCTTTAGTTCCCAGTACTGGTTTTTGTGCCGAAATTGCTACTGCTAGTACTATTTTGATTGCTTCTCGTATTGGTCTACCCGTTTCTACTTCTCATGCTTTAGTCGGTAGCGTAATTGGAATTGGTTTGCTGTCTCGTAATCAGGATGTGCGTTGGGAGACGATCAAGTCGGTAGTCTTGGCTTGGGTAGTTACTCTTCCTGTAGCCGCGATTTTAAGTGCGGTGATTTTTTCTTTGTTGTTATTGCTGCCTTGGTTTTGAGCGATTGTCAATCAAGATTGATAGCTGAAC
Coding sequences:
- a CDS encoding inorganic phosphate transporter: MNLFWTNNFALPLILVSLLAVYVAWNLGANDVANSMGTSVGSKAITLTQAIVVAGILEFTGAVVFGKQVSATLATKIANPSLFVDTPQTFLVGMIAVLLSCGIWLQIATSQGLPVASSHAVVGAIAGFSWIAIGTEAIAWGNLGMICLGWIVTPIISAIVAASLYSLLRYWLFEQDNILQQLLEWIPWLSAALVSVFGIIVLPTLIHLPIFNYVTLPEQTIGLGIGLLATGGITYYGWNRFETYRQQKIEIRILERVMAKFQVLSACFVAFAHGSNDVGNAIAPLAVIVFIFNTNAVPISSLDIPVWILLLGGLGIVAGLAVQGKNVIATVGENIISLVPSTGFCAEIATASTILIASRIGLPVSTSHALVGSVIGIGLLSRNQDVRWETIKSVVLAWVVTLPVAAILSAVIFSLLLLLPWF
- the hemC gene encoding hydroxymethylbilane synthase, with product MTMTSTVETNRRTVRIGTRKSQLALVQTYWVKAELEKHFPKIEFQVEEMSTKGDKILDVPLAKIGDKGLFTKELEEGMLNNQTDFAVHSLKDLPTNLPAGLMLGCVTKRVDPADGLVVHEKHKDKKLETLPVGAVIGTSSLRRLAQLRHHFPHLEFKDIRGNVNTRLAKLDTGEYDAIILAVAGLQRLNMSDRIHQNISPEVSLHAVGQGALGIECREGDAEILAILKAIEDADTNARTIAERAFLRELEGGCQVPIGVNTSIDENNILTLKGMVARLDGKQLIKDTVSGNRNESEQLGKDLAAKLRAQGAGDILAEIFAEVGRD